The Stieleria maiorica genome includes the window GACAAGCTGCTTCGTTCGAGTACGACGGCCAGCTACGCTTTCGTGGCTTTCTGCGAACCATTGCCCGTCGCGCCTGGGCCGACTTTTTGACCAACAAGCAGCGTCAGGCGATCGCGACCGGCGATACGGTTGTTCATCAAATGCTCCAGCAGCACGGCGATGGCGATCAATTCGCCGAGCAAATGGAGGCCGAATGGAAACGCGAATTGCTCGAGAAAGCCATGCTGCGGGTGCGTGATCGAGTGCAGCCGAAAACCTGGCAAGCGTTCGAACAGCTGACGCGAAACGGGCGCTCGGGCGAACAGGTGGCCGAGTCGTTAGACATGAAAGTCGGTGCCGTCTGGGTCGCCAAAAGCAAGGTCAAGAAGATGCTGCAGGAAGAGGTCGCGATCTTGGAGCAAGCCGAACTGCTTCCGCCGGATCCGTGTTGATGGACTGCCCCACCGAAGAATCGCTGCGGATGCTATTGAGCGGCGGCTACTCGGTCCATGAAGACCTGGGCGGCGGACTGCTGGACCACGTGGGCCAATGCGAGTCCTGTCAGCGGCGACTAGAAAGCTTGGCCGACGTGGACGTGTCAGACGTCGACCGCCTGGAAACCCTGTTGGGCGATCAGCACCTCGCATGGCCGACCATCGGTGTCGACGAAGAGCGACGTATCGACGCGGCGTCCCAAACAGAACAACTCCGATCGAATCGCTCCCCAACGGATCCCAGCAACGATCCGACCTTGGCGCAGACCCATGACATGCGGTTGGCCCATGACATTCGGTTGGGGTCGAAAGCGGTCACCGCTGGAAACGGTAGCGACCGACGCGCGTCCGCTGGAGCGTTCGGCGACTATGAATTGTTGCGACAGATCGGTGCCGGCGGCATGGGTGTGGTCTATAAGGCACGTCAAAAAAGTGCCAACCGCATCGTGGCGGTGAAGCTGATCCGCCCCGATCAACTTTCCATGTTAACGCCGGAACGTGCAGAAACGTGGAAAAAACGTTTTCGCGCCGAAGCCCAAGCGGCGGCTCGGCTTGATCATGACCATGTCGTGACGATCTATGAGGTCGGCGAGGTCGACGGCACGCTGTTCTATTCGATGCAATTCATCGATGGCTCCAGCCTGTCATCGGTGGTGCAGGACAACCCGATCGAGAACCGGCGCGTGGCTGCGTTGATGGCGAAAGTCGCCGGTGCAGTCGATCATGCGCACCAGAGCGGCATCTTGCACCGCGACCTCAAGCCACAAAACATTTTGCTGCGCGAAAGCCGGGTCTCGTCATTTTCGTCCGCGGCCACGCTCTCGTCCCATTCTGTACCCCAACGTGATGCCGCTGGTGGCGATTCATCTGACCGTCGAAGCGTAGAACGGAACGCTGAGTTCTCTGAACGGCCCTACGTGGCGGACTTTGGGTTGGCCAAAGCGACCGACGAGGGCATCGCCGGCAGCACCCACACGGGCGAGGTGATGGGGTCACCTTCATTCATGTCGCCCGAACAAGCCCAGGATGCCTCGCGTTGCACCCAAGCCAGCGACATCTACAGCTTGGGCGCGACGCTCTATTTCTGCCTGACCGGTCGGCCGCCCTTTCGATCCGCCTCCGCAATCGAAACGTTGCGTCAGGTCATCGACGAAGAGCCGGTCGAACCACGTGAATTGAACCGGGCGATCGATGCGGACTTGCAAACCATCACGCTGAAGGCACTCTTCAAAGAGCCTGCCAAACGCTACGCGTCCGCCGCCGACTTGGCCGATGATTTGAACCGCTACCTGCGCGGTGAACCGATCCTGGCCCGCCCGGTCAGCCGCGTGGAACGATCGATTCGTTGGTGTCGCCGAAATCCGATGGTTGCGACGCTGGCTAGCGGCATCGCGATGTTGCTGATCGTGATCGCGACGATTTCGCTGCTCTCGTCGATTCGGCTGCGCCAACATGTCCAACGGGAAAGCGAAGCTCGAAAAGAAGCCGAAGAGTTCTTTTCGGTTTCGTTGAACGTGATTCACGAGATGGTTACCAGCTATGCCAGCGATTCGCTGGAGCATGTACCGCAAATGCAAACGGCGCGGCGTGAATTGCTCCATCGTGCCTTGTCGCTCTATGAACGCTTGTCGCAGTCGCGGCCCAGCAATCCACAATTGTGGAACCAGTACGCTCGGACACGCTATCGGATCGCACTGCTGCACAGTCTGCTGGGCGAAACTCACGAAGCCCAACTCGCGTTTCGCGACGCGATCGCGGTGCTCGATTCACTGATCGAAGCATCACCTGATGACATGGACCTACAGGTCCAGTGGGCGCGGTCGCACGCGATGCTCGGAGAAACACTTCGCATCACCAATCCCGAGACCGCTCGCGTGCATTTCCAGCGTGGGCTCTCGCTGCAAACGAAGTTTCATCGGCAGTTCCCGGAAAACACCGATTACAAACTCGAGTGCAGTCGAACGCTGAACAACCTGGGACTGCTGCTGACCCAGACGGGTGAGTTTTCTGTCGCGGAAGACGACTTCAATAGCGCGATCGAGTTACTCCGAGAGCTGGCCGACGATACGTCGCTTCCGATAACGGACCGTTCGCGATTCCTGGCGGACCTTGCCCGGTCCCAAATCAACTTGGGCGTGCTGTTGCGAAAGTTCCCCGGCCGAGTCGACGGAGCACATCAGTCGTACGAGTTGGCGATCAAAAACCTTGAACAAGCGCTGGCGTTGGAGCCCGACAACCGTGATCACCAATTTCGCTTGGCGGTGGCCGAAGTCGACTTGGGAAATTTGCTGCTGACGGGAATCGAGGGTGGGAAAGAATCGGCACTCGGGTTTGCCACCGATGCGACGCAGCGGTTAACGAAACTGTTCGATGAGTTTCCCGGGATTCCGATCTACCTGTATGAATCAGCCAACGCCGGCAATAGCGTCGCCGGTGCGCTCGCGATGCTCGGTCGCCGGCAAGAGTCGATGACCGAGTTTCAAAACGCCGTCGGCCGGCTGGAACTGATGACGGACAAGTTTCCCGAATTCGCGGAGACCGAAGCCCGTTTCCACAGTTTACGCGGACGCCTGTTGGGCGGCATCGGGTACCTGCATTCACAAAACGGTGACTGGGACACCGCCAAACAGTATGTCGATCAAGCCATCGTGAACCAGCGCGCCGCGCTCCGTCGGCAACCGCTCAATCCCGAGATCCAAGACTTCCTGGACCAACACCTCGCCTTTGAAAAGTCCGTCTCGGAAAGATTGGACGATTGAACCAAGGATGCCGATAACGACGATGTGTGTTCGGTCACCGGTCGCGAAGGCCGTCCAATGACTCTTGTTAAGATCCCTTGGAAATGCGCAACCGGGGCTGCAGACGTGTTGGCCACCTTCTGTTCGCCATCGCACTTGTGTGGTCGCTGGCGGCGCTGCCGACAACGCAGGCCCAAATTGTGGTCGGCGACAGCGGGGTCGGCTACATCGATTCCGCCGTGCTGGGAAACCAAATCCGATTCCGCTTTGACGCCGCATACTCCAGTCGCTTTGCCGACCGAGCCGAATTCGTTTATGCCCAGTACGGTGTCGCAGGCGCACCGGAACTGGAACGAGGCATCGACAACCACCAAGAACTCGCCACGTACCTTGAGTGGCATCGCTGGGAAAACGTTTCCCTGTTCGCCGAACTCCCGATTCGATGGATCGACCCGGTTGTCAACGCCAACACCGGAGGCTTGTATGACATCCAAGCTGGCGTCAAAGCCTCGTTGCTGGAAAGTGAAACGTCGTTGTTTACGGCGCAGCTGCGAGGGTACTTTCCGACCGGGGACGCAAGTAAAAGCCTGAGCACCGATCACGTCAGTCTGGAGCCGGGGTTGCTAAGCCTGTTTCGGCCCAGCTGTAACGTGACGGTTGAATCGGAGCTGCGTTATTGGATCCCGATCGGTGGCTCGACGGCTCCTCCGGTCGGCGGAACGGGTGAGCGTCGCGAGTTTACCGGCGAAGTGCTGCGGTATGGACTGGGGGCCAGCTACAAGGCCCTCGAGGGTTCGCGGTTGGATGTTTCCCCGGTCGCGGAAGTCGTCGGTTGGCACGTCTTCAGCGGACTGCGTAGCGATTCGACCGGTCAGCGGAACTCCGCCGTCAACGACGCCATCGTTAACTTCAAGGTGGGCGCAAGGTTTTCGATCAAGTCGAACCCATGCTGCGGCCGGTCTCCCACCAGCCAGTCTCCCACCAGCTTGTACGTCGGTTACGGAACCGTTCTCACCGACAGCAATTGGTACAGCGATATCGTTCGGTTTGAGCTGCGACGATCATTTTGATGACGAGGGGGGATGCTTGGATGGATCGTAGACGGTGTGCCGGGGGAGAGTGGCACGGGCATCAGTCAAAAGGAACGCGGCAATCGTTGGTGTTCAGGCTTTAGCCGCCCACTGTCGCTGCTTCGCAGCGACCGGGAATCGCCTAAAGGGACCGTCAAGCTTAGGACGGAGGCGAAACGCGACGAATCCAAATAATCTGGCCGATTGGGTAAGAGGTGGTCGGTGGAGGGGTGTACGACGTCCTTTCTAGGTCGTCGCGCTGAGCCCCACGGGCGACGGCCCGGAAGGGCCATCGTACCCCAAGAAGAGCATCGCCCTAAGCTGGACGGTCCCTAAAGGCTAGACACCAGCGCTCACGCCCGTGCCATTCGTGCCGGGGACGATTGAGACAATTGTCGGGGGAGCGATTGGGACAATGGCTCTACCATGGTTGAACGTGCACGCGAGTGTGACGTGGGGCCCCTCGCTTACGCGTCGGGCTGGCATGCGGCAACCGAGTTTCGATGCGGGGAGGTTGCGGACGCCGTACTTACGCCGCGTGTTTGGCGGTGGTGGGGCGGTGGGGGAAAGGGTGTTTGGACTCGCAGAGCAGCCATTGCATCGGGCCGGCGCGGCGCTCGCCGAGCACCTGGGCTTGGCGGGGGATGCTCAGATTGGCGAGTTCGGGGAGCGACCAGTGCCGCGGCCGCTCGTCGTCCAGGATCGCGTCGATCACGGTGACGTCGTGCGTGGCGGCGAATTGCTCGTGCAGCCGCTCACAGATCCCGGGGCGAAACAGGTCGTGCGTCTCGATCAGGAAGTCACTGTCGGCGAAGGCTTCAGCGGCGCGCTCGTCGACCAACAACTCCGCCTCGCCGCCTTCGATGTCACAGATCACCAAACCGCGTCTTCCGTAAAGGTCGCCGAACATGCATTCAGCTTGAACGACCAAGCGGTCTTCCACGCCGTTAGCCGCCGCCATCTCGGCGATCGCCGCCCGGGCTTCGCGTTGCAGCTCGTACGCCAACACCCGGGCATCCGGCCAACGCATCGCGCAGCCGATCGCGTAGTAACCTTCCGCGCCGCCGACGTCGATGATCACCGGATAGTCTTTGGCAAGCAAACGATTCAATACCGGTTGCAGTTCGGCTTCGTACGTGCCCAACAACTTCGCCGCCAGCGTGCTGCCGTGCGAGTAGGCTTCGGGGTAGCGCAGCCCGGCAAAGGGGCCGCGCCGGACCGTCATCTCGCCAGCAAACTGCAACACCATTTCACGATCACGGGCCTGTAACATTGCCCGCCGCATCTGACGTTCGGCTGCGGCCTTGTCACGCCGCTGCTGACGGATCCGACGGCGGCGGTTTCGGTACGCGGCGACGGGGCCACGCTGGTACCAGCGACGTTTCTTTTGCGGACGCTTCGGTAGATCAAATCCGGCATCGCGAACCGCCTCGGCCAGCTGCCAGAATTCATCAGCGAACGGATGCGGTCGCCAGGTTTGCCAGGGCTTCGAACCCTGACCGCTGAAGTGGATGACGTGTGGATCGGGCGTCGGCAAAGGCAACGCATCGGGACCCGAAAAGAAACGATGCGTCACGTTGTACTCTGGCGCAAGACGCGTCCACCCCCCGGCGAACTGCACCGCCAAGATGTCTTGATCGGGGTAGACCCATCGATCGGGATCCTGCATCACCTTGTCCAACATCGCCTGGCTGGTCCGCTTCGAGCGCCAAACGGCCAAGTCGATCGCGAGCACACCGCTGTTCAGGTACGCCGATTCGGGCGGCAACCCGAGTCGTTCGACCGCCGGATGGGCTTCGGGAACCGCCGCCAAGCCGGAATCACCCAGATCCTGGTTGAACAGTTCGTCCAACGGCCCGCGGACCAGTGTGTCGCCATCCAGGTAGACGACGCGGCCGATCTCTGCCGGCAGAATTTGCGGCAGGGCCAGTCGGTACAAGACCGAGACGTCCCAGTCGGAATGCTGGGCGAACTGGCGGGGGAACGATTCGCCGACACGGTGGAAGGCGACCACGGCGCCGTTGGCCTGGATCAGGTTGCCGATATGGGATTGATCGGCGTCGTGAATGTCACCGTCGTGGACGATGTGGAATTCACAGCGCCGGGTCTGGGACCGGATCACCGAAAGCATGCTGACCAGCGCATAGGAGATGAAGTCTCGGTTGATCGTGTAGACGAACCGGAACGATTCGCTGGGTGTCCGCGGGCAATCCATTGGCGCGTTTTTTGGTGGGAGGGGTAGTGGACGAGGCGACGAGTCCATTCGGATTGCCAGCTGCGAGGACTCCTCGCGTCGTCCACTACCGTTTACCCGAATGTATCGACAGGCTGGAAGCCTATCCCACTCGTGCCGATAGCAAATAGGGCCTGCGGCCGACAATGTCAGTTCAGGTTTGCTTGCAAGAATGCCCAGAGATCCGCGTACTGGTCGATCTGTTTGCTGACCGGGGTTCCCGCGCCGTGGCCGGCTCGGGTTTCGATGCGGATCAACGTCGGATTGTCACAGGACTGGGCGGCTTGCAGGGCCGCAGCGAACTTGAAACTGTGTCCCGGCACGACGCGGTCGTCGCGGTCGGCCGTCGTGATCATTGTCGGCGGATAACACGTCCCCGGTTTCAAGTTGTGAAGCGGTGAATACGACAGCAAGTTCTCGATCTGGTCCGCTTCGTCACTGCTGCCATACTCGGTGACCCAGGCCCATCCGATCGTGAACTTGTGGTAGCGAAGCATGTCCATCACGCCGACGGCCGGCAAACAGGCGCCGAACAGATCGGGCCGCTG containing:
- a CDS encoding RNA polymerase sigma factor, with the protein product MSEPSDLSTSATLLGQLRSKPDDSAAWRRFESRYAPLVSAWCRRWGMQRSDADDVVQEVLMAFSRQAASFEYDGQLRFRGFLRTIARRAWADFLTNKQRQAIATGDTVVHQMLQQHGDGDQFAEQMEAEWKRELLEKAMLRVRDRVQPKTWQAFEQLTRNGRSGEQVAESLDMKVGAVWVAKSKVKKMLQEEVAILEQAELLPPDPC
- a CDS encoding serine/threonine-protein kinase, giving the protein MDCPTEESLRMLLSGGYSVHEDLGGGLLDHVGQCESCQRRLESLADVDVSDVDRLETLLGDQHLAWPTIGVDEERRIDAASQTEQLRSNRSPTDPSNDPTLAQTHDMRLAHDIRLGSKAVTAGNGSDRRASAGAFGDYELLRQIGAGGMGVVYKARQKSANRIVAVKLIRPDQLSMLTPERAETWKKRFRAEAQAAARLDHDHVVTIYEVGEVDGTLFYSMQFIDGSSLSSVVQDNPIENRRVAALMAKVAGAVDHAHQSGILHRDLKPQNILLRESRVSSFSSAATLSSHSVPQRDAAGGDSSDRRSVERNAEFSERPYVADFGLAKATDEGIAGSTHTGEVMGSPSFMSPEQAQDASRCTQASDIYSLGATLYFCLTGRPPFRSASAIETLRQVIDEEPVEPRELNRAIDADLQTITLKALFKEPAKRYASAADLADDLNRYLRGEPILARPVSRVERSIRWCRRNPMVATLASGIAMLLIVIATISLLSSIRLRQHVQRESEARKEAEEFFSVSLNVIHEMVTSYASDSLEHVPQMQTARRELLHRALSLYERLSQSRPSNPQLWNQYARTRYRIALLHSLLGETHEAQLAFRDAIAVLDSLIEASPDDMDLQVQWARSHAMLGETLRITNPETARVHFQRGLSLQTKFHRQFPENTDYKLECSRTLNNLGLLLTQTGEFSVAEDDFNSAIELLRELADDTSLPITDRSRFLADLARSQINLGVLLRKFPGRVDGAHQSYELAIKNLEQALALEPDNRDHQFRLAVAEVDLGNLLLTGIEGGKESALGFATDATQRLTKLFDEFPGIPIYLYESANAGNSVAGALAMLGRRQESMTEFQNAVGRLELMTDKFPEFAETEARFHSLRGRLLGGIGYLHSQNGDWDTAKQYVDQAIVNQRAALRRQPLNPEIQDFLDQHLAFEKSVSERLDD
- a CDS encoding glycosyltransferase family 8 protein, whose translation is MDCPRTPSESFRFVYTINRDFISYALVSMLSVIRSQTRRCEFHIVHDGDIHDADQSHIGNLIQANGAVVAFHRVGESFPRQFAQHSDWDVSVLYRLALPQILPAEIGRVVYLDGDTLVRGPLDELFNQDLGDSGLAAVPEAHPAVERLGLPPESAYLNSGVLAIDLAVWRSKRTSQAMLDKVMQDPDRWVYPDQDILAVQFAGGWTRLAPEYNVTHRFFSGPDALPLPTPDPHVIHFSGQGSKPWQTWRPHPFADEFWQLAEAVRDAGFDLPKRPQKKRRWYQRGPVAAYRNRRRRIRQQRRDKAAAERQMRRAMLQARDREMVLQFAGEMTVRRGPFAGLRYPEAYSHGSTLAAKLLGTYEAELQPVLNRLLAKDYPVIIDVGGAEGYYAIGCAMRWPDARVLAYELQREARAAIAEMAAANGVEDRLVVQAECMFGDLYGRRGLVICDIEGGEAELLVDERAAEAFADSDFLIETHDLFRPGICERLHEQFAATHDVTVIDAILDDERPRHWSLPELANLSIPRQAQVLGERRAGPMQWLLCESKHPFPHRPTTAKHAA